A genomic segment from Xyrauchen texanus isolate HMW12.3.18 chromosome 21, RBS_HiC_50CHRs, whole genome shotgun sequence encodes:
- the LOC127661415 gene encoding fibrous sheath CABYR-binding protein-like isoform X2: MMSWVVKVVPQPPAPTGKLVEEDNTNASMATDTVAKKEEVKQEPNPAKPKEEVSEENSSKTGVLSWLSNGFNSALPQPVNTSKLQEENAVSNRTGMIGLIVQELVKVVPQPDEKCKGHTEPEEVTEVHEIKDLHDAEPLPHIPVVEIVSDEEPDAANTLFSPSVIEWIMHGFEKIIPQSPIHLHPPSDSETPAQRAVSAPVTPCKQQPAAPAPKAAPTPKTATAPAAPAPEPHKAVEDSKGSRLQQECVAEDLAQQAAELAVRKLEEEHSTQINTVPKRKEPDTEDQKMLTKDKKPADEKGEVKETAEIIPPHPETPKLYKAALKVGAGETFAKLKEVYKGATLEPSTTASGGASTGPVPPPSPIHRRSPIPRPRFPDEDDMVSETNDSTMIIRMTPRVEGEEILSVEVTPVERLLVGTEDPSKTEEEK, from the exons ATGATGAGCTGGGTGGTAAAAGTTGTTCCCCAGCCCCCAGCGCCTACTGGGAAACTGGTAGAGGAGGACAACACCAATGCTTCCATGGCAACg GACACTGTAGCGAAAAAGGAGGAAGTTAAACAAG AACCCAACCCTGCCAAGCCAAAAGAGGAGGTCTCAGAGGAAAAcag ctcTAAGACTGGGGTTTTGAGTTGGCTTTCTAATGGGTTCAACAGTGCTCTCCCTCAGCCAGTGAACACCTCTAAACTG CAAGAGGAAAATGCAGTGAGCAACAG GACTGGAATGATAGGCTTGATTGTGCAGGAACTGGTAAAAGTGGTACCACAGCCAGATGAGAAATGCAAGGGTCACACAGAGCCAGAGGAGGTCACTGAG GTGCATGAGATCAAAGACCTTCATG ATGCTGAGCCACTCCCTCACATTCCTGTGGTGGAAATTGTGTCTGATGAGGAGCCAGATGCTGCCAACACGCTCTTCTCGCCAAG TGTAATAGAATGGATCATGCATGGTTTTGAGAAGATAATCCCTCAGTCTCCTATCCACCTTCATCCTCCCTCCGATTCTGAAACCCCAGCACAGAGGGCTGTGTCTGCTCCAGTGACACCCTGCAAACAACAGCCAG CCGCACCGGCACCCAAGGCTGCACCTACACCCAAAACTGCAACAGCTCCTGCAGCTCCAGCTCCAGAGCCACACAAAGCTGTTGAGGATTCAAAAGGCTCAAG actacAGCAAGAGTGTGTGGCAGAGGACCTGGCTCAACAGGCTGCAGAGTTGGCTGTCAGAAAGCTGGAGGAAGAGCACAGCACACAGATCAACACTGTGCCAAAAAGAAAAGAGCCAGACACTGAGGATCA GAAGATGTTGACCAAAGATAAGAAGCCTGCAGATGAGAAGGGAGAGGTTAAAGAAACAGCTGAGATAATTCCTCCGCATCCAGAGACGCCCAAACTTTATAAAGCTGCCCTGAAGGTTGGCGCAGGAGAGACTTTCGCCAAGCTGAAGGAAGTTTATAAAGGAGCAACCCTAGAG CCATCCACTACTGCCTCTGGCGGTGCCTCTACAGGTCCAGTTCCCCCTCCTTCCCCCATCCACCGGCGTTCTCCAATTCCCCGACCTCGCTTCCCAGATGAAGATGACATGGTATCAGAGACCAACGACAGCACCATGATCATCCGCATGACTCCCCGTGTAGAGGGAGAGGAAATCCTCTCTGTGGAAGTCACCCCTGTGGAGAGACTTCTGGTGGGCACAGAAGACCCAAGCAAAACTGAAGAAGAGAAGTGA
- the LOC127661415 gene encoding fibrous sheath CABYR-binding protein-like isoform X1, which yields MMSWVVKVVPQPPAPTGKLVEEDNTNASMATDTVAKKEEVKQEPNPAKPKEEVSEENSSKTGVLSWLSNGFNSALPQPVNTSKLQEENAVSNSKTLEETGMIGLIVQELVKVVPQPDEKCKGHTEPEEVTEVHEIKDLHDAEPLPHIPVVEIVSDEEPDAANTLFSPSVIEWIMHGFEKIIPQSPIHLHPPSDSETPAQRAVSAPVTPCKQQPAAPAPKAAPTPKTATAPAAPAPEPHKAVEDSKGSRLQQECVAEDLAQQAAELAVRKLEEEHSTQINTVPKRKEPDTEDQKMLTKDKKPADEKGEVKETAEIIPPHPETPKLYKAALKVGAGETFAKLKEVYKGATLEPSTTASGGASTGPVPPPSPIHRRSPIPRPRFPDEDDMVSETNDSTMIIRMTPRVEGEEILSVEVTPVERLLVGTEDPSKTEEEK from the exons ATGATGAGCTGGGTGGTAAAAGTTGTTCCCCAGCCCCCAGCGCCTACTGGGAAACTGGTAGAGGAGGACAACACCAATGCTTCCATGGCAACg GACACTGTAGCGAAAAAGGAGGAAGTTAAACAAG AACCCAACCCTGCCAAGCCAAAAGAGGAGGTCTCAGAGGAAAAcag ctcTAAGACTGGGGTTTTGAGTTGGCTTTCTAATGGGTTCAACAGTGCTCTCCCTCAGCCAGTGAACACCTCTAAACTG CAAGAGGAAAATGCAGTGAGCAACAG TAAAACATTGGAAGA GACTGGAATGATAGGCTTGATTGTGCAGGAACTGGTAAAAGTGGTACCACAGCCAGATGAGAAATGCAAGGGTCACACAGAGCCAGAGGAGGTCACTGAG GTGCATGAGATCAAAGACCTTCATG ATGCTGAGCCACTCCCTCACATTCCTGTGGTGGAAATTGTGTCTGATGAGGAGCCAGATGCTGCCAACACGCTCTTCTCGCCAAG TGTAATAGAATGGATCATGCATGGTTTTGAGAAGATAATCCCTCAGTCTCCTATCCACCTTCATCCTCCCTCCGATTCTGAAACCCCAGCACAGAGGGCTGTGTCTGCTCCAGTGACACCCTGCAAACAACAGCCAG CCGCACCGGCACCCAAGGCTGCACCTACACCCAAAACTGCAACAGCTCCTGCAGCTCCAGCTCCAGAGCCACACAAAGCTGTTGAGGATTCAAAAGGCTCAAG actacAGCAAGAGTGTGTGGCAGAGGACCTGGCTCAACAGGCTGCAGAGTTGGCTGTCAGAAAGCTGGAGGAAGAGCACAGCACACAGATCAACACTGTGCCAAAAAGAAAAGAGCCAGACACTGAGGATCA GAAGATGTTGACCAAAGATAAGAAGCCTGCAGATGAGAAGGGAGAGGTTAAAGAAACAGCTGAGATAATTCCTCCGCATCCAGAGACGCCCAAACTTTATAAAGCTGCCCTGAAGGTTGGCGCAGGAGAGACTTTCGCCAAGCTGAAGGAAGTTTATAAAGGAGCAACCCTAGAG CCATCCACTACTGCCTCTGGCGGTGCCTCTACAGGTCCAGTTCCCCCTCCTTCCCCCATCCACCGGCGTTCTCCAATTCCCCGACCTCGCTTCCCAGATGAAGATGACATGGTATCAGAGACCAACGACAGCACCATGATCATCCGCATGACTCCCCGTGTAGAGGGAGAGGAAATCCTCTCTGTGGAAGTCACCCCTGTGGAGAGACTTCTGGTGGGCACAGAAGACCCAAGCAAAACTGAAGAAGAGAAGTGA